The genomic stretch ACGGCCAGCTTGGTGGGCAAAGGTGTGCAGAACACGCCGGCCGCCACGCGGGCTGCGCGGTGGGGGCCGAGGCGCTGGGCCCAGCGCAGGCTGAGCCGTAGCACCGGGAACAGCCGGTGGGCGGCAAAACTGCGTCCGGTGGCGACGGGTTGCGAGGGCAGGGTCGAGGAAGTCGAGGAGGTCATCGAGGGCCTTTCGTTTCAACAGCAGGGTGGCACGGCAAGCACATCCGGAAGTTCGCCTGCATTTCGCACGATCGTGCGAAATGGTGGGAAATGCAGACGACGGCGCACCGTCGTCACATCCATCGTTCACGTCGGGGCCGCCTGGCCGGCCGGCCATCTGGACGCATCGGCGTGGACTCGCCCGAACCGTTACGCCATCTGCAGTGGTTGCAGGGGCGCCGCGCGATCAGCAGCGCGAGGGGTCGGCGCCGGCGCGGTAGCTGGCAATCATCCTTTCGTAAGAGTTCCAGGCACGGTCGACCGCGCGCGGGTCGCGCAGAAAGCGCGCGTCGCGCATCAAAGCGATGAACAGGCCGTCGATCTCGAAGACCAGTTGCTCGACATCGGTGTCGGGGCGCAGATGACCCGCGTCGATGGCCTGGATCGCGGTGCGTTTGAGCGTGGTGCGCCAGCGCATCACGCCGTCGAGCAACAGGTCGCGCAGCGGGCCTTCGCGGTCGTCGAACTCGAAGGCGCCGGCGCAATAGATGCAGCCGGTGCGCATCTCGACGTCTTTGGCACGCTGCAGCCACAGCCGCATGATGGCATTGAGGCGCGGCAAGCCGCGCGGCTCCCGCATCGCCGGCACGAAAACATCCTGGAGGAAGCGGCGGTCGTATTCCTCGATCACCGCACGTTGCAGCGCCTCGCGGGAACCCACGCGCGAAAACACGCCGCTCTTGGACATGCCCAGGCGTTTGGCGACTTCGCCGATCGTCAGGCTCTCCAACCCTTCTTCGGCGGCCATCAGCAAGGCGGTGTCCAGAATGGCCGCGAGCGTCAGTTCACTGCGGCCGGTTTTTGCTTCCATGGTTTTCAATTTAGCACGATCGTGCGAAGTTGCAAGAGTGGGGCTGGCCGGCCCGGCGCCGACCTCCTGGCGCCGGGGGGACGAGAGGGCGCGGGTGGCGGGCCGGCCCCGCTTCACGCGGGCACCAGCCGATGCGCCACGCCGCGTGGCACCGACGCCACCAGGCGCTGGGTATAGGGTTCGCGCGGGTGGGCCAGCAGCTGGTCGGGCGTGGCCCGCTCGACCACTTCGCCGTCTTTCATCACCAGCACCTCGTCGGCCATGAAGCGCACCACCGCCAGATCGTGGCTGATAAAGAGATAGGCGAGGCCCAGCTCGTCTTGCAAGTCTTTCAGCAGGTTGAGCACCTGCGCCTGCACCGAAACGTCGAGCGCCGAGACGGCTTCGTCGAGCACCAGCACTTCGGGCTCCAGCGTGAGGCAGCGGGCGATCGCGATGCGTTGCCGTTGGCCACCCGAGAACTCGTGCGGATATTTGTCGAAGGCGCTCTCGTCGAGGCCCACCTTGACCAACAGGCTGCGGGCGCGCGCTTCACGTTCGGTGCCGCTGCCACCCAGGCGGTGGATGTTCATCGGTTCGACCAAGGTCTGGCCGACCGTGAAGCGCGGGTTCAGCGACGCATACGGGTTCTGGAACACGATCTGCAGCCGGCGTCGCATCGGTTGCCAGGCGGCGTCGCCGAGCCGCAGCAGGTCGAGCTGGGCGGTGTCGGTGTCGCGGTACAGCGCCGACCCAGACACAGGGCCGCTGGCGGGGTCATGCAGACGCAACAATGCGAGGCCCAGCGTGCTTTTGCCCGAGCCCGATTCGCCGACGATGCCCAGCGTGTGCCCCTTGCGCAACGCGAAGCTGACGTCGCGCACCGCACGGAACTCGCGCTTGCGCCACCAGCCCTGGCGCAGCCAGAAACTCTTGGCCAGCGAGCTCACCTGCAGCACGATCGGTGCGTCAGGGTCTTTGCGTGCCGGCGCAGGGGCTGCTGGCGGCGGCGCCGGAGCATCGTCCACCATGGCGAGGCGCCGGGGCGGCGCCGCCAGGCTGGGCCGGCACGCCAGCAAGGCGCGCGTGTAGGCGTCCTGCGGAGCCTTGAAGATGGTCTCGACCGGCCCGCGCTCGCGCACGCTGCCGTGCCGCATCACCACCACCTGGTCGGCGATCTCGCCCACCACGCCCAGGTCATGGCTGATGAACAGCATGCTCATCCGATGCTGCTCCTTCAGGCGCGCCAACAGCTCCAGGATCTGCCGTTGCACAGTCACGTCGAGCGCGGTGGTCGGCTCGTCGGCGATCAGCAGCTGCGGCTCGCAGGCCAGCGCCATCGCGATCATCACCCGTTGCTGCTGGCCGCCCGACAGCTCGTGCGGATAGGCCGACAGCCGGCGTCGCGGATCGGGCAGGCCGACCTCGTGCAGCAGGTGCTCGGCCTTGGCCAGCGCTTCCCGACGCCCCAGGCCCAGGTGACGGCGCAGCGGCTCGACGATCTGGCGCCCCACCGTGAACACCGGGTTCAGCGAGGTCATCGGTTCCTGGAACACGCAGGCGATCTGGCGGCCGCGCAGGGCTTGCAGCTCGGGCAGGCTGGCTTGCAGCAGGTCGCGGCCCTGGAACTGCACCCGGCCGCGCCGTTCGGCGTTGTCGGGCAGCAGGTTGAGGATGGACATCGCCGTGACACTCTTGCCCGAGCCCGATTCGCCCACCAGCGCCACCGTGGTGTGCTCGGGCACTTCGAAGCTGACGCCCTTGACCGCGGCGATCCGCTTCGCTTCGGCGCCGCCGCGCCCGAGCCGGAAGCTCACGTGCAGGTCTTCGATGCTCAACAGCATGGGCGGCTCCTCAGGGCGGCACGAGGTGGTGGGCCGGGTCGGCGTGTCATTCGAGCCCCCTCAGCTTGGGGTCCAGCGCGTCACGCAGCGCGTCCGTCATCAGCGAGAACGCGGTGACGAACACGGCCATGAAGGTGGTCGCGGCGGCCAGCTGCCACCAATAGCCCAGGATCAGCTCGCTTTGCGCCTCGCCCAGCAGCGTGCCCCACGACACCTGGTCGACCGGCACACCCAGGCCCAGGT from Caldimonas brevitalea encodes the following:
- a CDS encoding TetR/AcrR family transcriptional regulator, with translation MEAKTGRSELTLAAILDTALLMAAEEGLESLTIGEVAKRLGMSKSGVFSRVGSREALQRAVIEEYDRRFLQDVFVPAMREPRGLPRLNAIMRLWLQRAKDVEMRTGCIYCAGAFEFDDREGPLRDLLLDGVMRWRTTLKRTAIQAIDAGHLRPDTDVEQLVFEIDGLFIALMRDARFLRDPRAVDRAWNSYERMIASYRAGADPSRC
- a CDS encoding ABC transporter ATP-binding protein; this translates as MLLSIEDLHVSFRLGRGGAEAKRIAAVKGVSFEVPEHTTVALVGESGSGKSVTAMSILNLLPDNAERRGRVQFQGRDLLQASLPELQALRGRQIACVFQEPMTSLNPVFTVGRQIVEPLRRHLGLGRREALAKAEHLLHEVGLPDPRRRLSAYPHELSGGQQQRVMIAMALACEPQLLIADEPTTALDVTVQRQILELLARLKEQHRMSMLFISHDLGVVGEIADQVVVMRHGSVRERGPVETIFKAPQDAYTRALLACRPSLAAPPRRLAMVDDAPAPPPAAPAPARKDPDAPIVLQVSSLAKSFWLRQGWWRKREFRAVRDVSFALRKGHTLGIVGESGSGKSTLGLALLRLHDPASGPVSGSALYRDTDTAQLDLLRLGDAAWQPMRRRLQIVFQNPYASLNPRFTVGQTLVEPMNIHRLGGSGTEREARARSLLVKVGLDESAFDKYPHEFSGGQRQRIAIARCLTLEPEVLVLDEAVSALDVSVQAQVLNLLKDLQDELGLAYLFISHDLAVVRFMADEVLVMKDGEVVERATPDQLLAHPREPYTQRLVASVPRGVAHRLVPA